The Flexibacter flexilis DSM 6793 genome window below encodes:
- a CDS encoding LytR/AlgR family response regulator transcription factor, giving the protein MAKIKTLIVDDEQSARTLLRKIIEEHCPALEIVDEAADVKTAVKLINNNPIELVLLDIEMPNENGFALFEYFNQPTFETIFCTAYSDYAVKAFEVSAIDYILKPISIAKLILAVEKSIKILGQNQLLNRVNALKENLTVNKLQKIALPLSDGLQFIKLEDIYYFEADGAYTHVVTPQQSYLACKRLKEFDDLLNEDTRFFRAHRSFFVNIQQIKKYVKKEGASLLFENNKLIPIAREKKNEFDEFIGGISV; this is encoded by the coding sequence ATGGCCAAAATAAAAACATTGATTGTGGATGACGAACAAAGCGCACGCACTTTGTTACGGAAAATAATAGAGGAACATTGTCCCGCATTGGAGATAGTGGACGAGGCCGCCGACGTAAAAACCGCCGTAAAATTGATAAATAATAACCCAATAGAATTGGTATTGTTGGATATAGAAATGCCCAACGAAAACGGTTTTGCTTTGTTTGAATATTTTAATCAACCCACCTTCGAAACTATTTTTTGTACGGCGTATTCTGATTATGCCGTTAAAGCGTTTGAAGTAAGTGCGATTGATTATATTTTAAAGCCAATAAGTATTGCCAAATTAATTTTGGCCGTCGAAAAATCAATTAAAATATTGGGGCAAAATCAGTTATTAAATCGTGTAAATGCACTCAAAGAAAATTTGACGGTAAATAAGCTACAAAAAATAGCATTGCCGTTGTCTGATGGCTTGCAATTTATCAAACTCGAAGATATTTATTATTTTGAAGCAGATGGTGCATATACACACGTTGTTACTCCACAACAAAGCTATTTGGCTTGCAAACGCCTGAAAGAATTTGATGATTTACTGAATGAAGATACTCGATTTTTTCGGGCACATCGTTCCTTTTTTGTGAACATACAGCAAATTAAAAAGTATGTAAAAAAAGAAGGTGCCTCTTTATTATTTGAAAATAATAAACTCATACCCATTGCCCGCGAAAAGAAAAACGAATTTGATGAATTTATAGGAGGGATTAGTGTATGA
- a CDS encoding LamG-like jellyroll fold domain-containing protein, which translates to MKKILLIIAYLLSMGTLQQVKAQLPVPSSGLVAFYSLNSYNGIATIGNPYGGNDTYSLTNSSVAAASNRFGTGQEAGLFQNSCLVATNGSPWSITGSEISISFWYKTASSSYAGIIDNSQATTANGWGIDNFNSHFRFLGGGNFSGPAYKTDGAWHHVVFVKSENKGVFYFDNVATDSTTAMIALTAPTATIQFNIGRRNNITSYLQNTSLDDIAIYNRALTRYEVRKIYHYSSYQCSQTYGEVAISGCGYAVYQNSAGYYAQYNQSGSYPLTMPNLTASGCDSLVMVNATVYPYPATPEVTVTGNTLSTPNLGAGYSYIWYLNNLTNDVGSGPTYQATQSGNYTVAISNGHCEAIGDWKNVTLTGIGKTTDNNLLQLAPNPASSSVSLTTNQPSTIKITDFAGKVVYNAATAETNTTISTANFANGIYMVQVISKDNIATKKLVISK; encoded by the coding sequence ATGAAAAAAATATTACTTATCATCGCTTACCTCTTGAGCATGGGCACACTACAACAAGTAAAGGCACAACTTCCCGTTCCCTCTTCGGGCTTGGTGGCGTTTTACTCGCTCAATAGCTATAACGGAATTGCAACGATTGGCAACCCATACGGCGGAAACGACACTTACTCTCTGACTAACAGTTCAGTAGCCGCCGCCTCAAACCGCTTTGGCACAGGGCAAGAAGCAGGTCTTTTTCAGAATAGCTGTTTGGTGGCAACCAACGGCAGCCCTTGGTCTATTACAGGTTCTGAAATTAGCATTTCTTTTTGGTACAAAACGGCCAGCAGTTCATACGCGGGCATTATAGATAACTCGCAAGCTACCACCGCCAACGGTTGGGGTATCGACAACTTTAATAGCCATTTCCGTTTTTTAGGAGGAGGTAATTTTTCTGGCCCTGCTTATAAAACAGATGGCGCATGGCATCACGTGGTATTCGTTAAGTCAGAAAACAAAGGCGTTTTCTATTTTGATAATGTGGCCACCGATTCCACTACCGCTATGATAGCACTCACCGCACCCACTGCTACTATTCAGTTTAATATTGGACGTAGAAATAACATTACCAGCTATCTGCAAAACACCAGTTTAGACGATATTGCCATTTATAACAGAGCTCTCACACGCTACGAAGTAAGAAAAATTTACCATTATAGCAGCTATCAATGTTCGCAAACCTACGGAGAAGTGGCCATTTCGGGTTGTGGGTACGCTGTGTATCAAAACTCGGCGGGATACTACGCACAATATAACCAAAGCGGTAGTTATCCTCTGACAATGCCCAATCTTACGGCTTCGGGTTGCGACTCGCTGGTGATGGTCAATGCCACGGTTTACCCTTATCCCGCCACGCCAGAAGTTACGGTAACAGGCAACACGCTTTCTACGCCAAATCTGGGCGCGGGCTATTCGTATATTTGGTATCTGAATAATTTGACCAACGACGTAGGCAGCGGCCCCACTTACCAAGCAACCCAAAGCGGTAATTATACGGTGGCCATCAGCAACGGCCATTGCGAAGCAATCGGAGATTGGAAAAACGTAACGCTTACGGGCATCGGCAAAACAACAGACAACAATCTGTTGCAACTTGCTCCCAACCCTGCCAGCAGCAGCGTAAGCCTTACCACCAACCAACCTTCTACCATAAAAATAACAGATTTTGCGGGGAAAGTGGTGTACAATGCCGCCACAGCGGAAACAAACACGACCATCAGCACCGCCAATTTTGCCAATGGCATTTATATGGTTCAGGTAATCAGCAAAGATAATATTGCAACTAAAAAACTGGTAATCAGTAAATAA